Proteins co-encoded in one Papaver somniferum cultivar HN1 chromosome 5, ASM357369v1, whole genome shotgun sequence genomic window:
- the LOC113281568 gene encoding protein NRT1/ PTR FAMILY 2.11-like — translation MEEEKAAISNETEIRHRGIKAMPFIIGNEMFEKLGTWGTSSNLVVYFTTVFNIKHVSAAILMNVFNGTTFISPLIGGFLADAYFGRFKTLGFASIASLMGLFLVMLTATISKLHPPTCGMKKSLCVQPTASQWAFLLFALLLLVIGSGGIRPCNMAFGADQFYPKTDSGKKSIDSFINWYYCVISICFIVSLTFIVYVQSNLSWALGLAIPPCLMFIACLLFFTGSRIYVKVKPEGSPITSIIQVLVAAAKKRSLEQPEDPETALFKHFTKSSINSELHYTNQFRFIDRAAIVTIEDQINEDGSPANPWRLCTMQQVEEVKCLVRVLPIWVSSAIFHIATTQQQIYVVYQALQSDRRLGNNNFKIPAASYTAVSWLTIAVWIPIYDRLIVPSLRKFTRQEGGITLLQRIGIGTFLSALFMLVSALAEERRRNLAQTHPTLGYAKGGGAVSSMPGLWLIPQLFLSGLAEAFGLIGQVEFYYKQFPENMRSIGVSVYYLAIAVGSYASGFLVSVVHQTTQGAATGNWLAEDLNKGRLDYFYYTISLMEIINFVYFLVCAKWYRYKAMVQTLESNHP, via the exons ATGGAGGAAGAGAAAGCTGCGATATCTAATGAAACTGAGATCAGACATAGAGGAATCAAAGCCATGCCCTTCATAATAG GGAATGAAATGTTTGAGAAACTCGGGACTTGGGGAACATCATCGAACCTTGTAGTCTATTTCACCACAGTCTTCAACATCAAGCATGTTAGTGCTGCCATACTTATGAACGTCTTCAACGGAACCACCTTCATCTCACCATTGATAGGAGGTTTCTTGGCCGATGCTTACTTCGGACGCTTCAAGACACTAGGATTTGCGTCAATAGCTTCTCTTATG GGACTTTTTCTGGTGATGTTGACAGCGACCATCTCCAAATTACATCCTCCCACTTGCGGAATGAAAAAAAGCTTATGTGTACAACCTACTGCATCACAATGGGCTTTCTTGTTGTTCGCGCTACTTCTATTAGTCATTGGTTCGGGAGGGATTAGGCCATGTAACATGGCCTTTGGAGCTGATCAGTTCTATCCCAAAACAGATTCTGGCAAGAAAAGTATTGACAGCTTCATCAATTGGTATTATTGTGTCATCTCCATCTGCTTTATAGTGTCTTTGACATTCATCGTTTACGTGCAATCTAACTTAAGCTGGGCTCTGGGACTAGCTATTCCCCCCTGTTTAATGTTCATTGCATGCTTACTCTTCTTCACGGGATCGCGAATATATGTTAAAGTAAAACCTGAGGGGAGTCCTATCACAAGCATAATTCAAGTTCTGGTGGCTGCAGCAAAGAAACGCAGTTTGGAACAACCAGAGGACCCAGAAACCGCTCTTTTCAAACATTTTACAAAGAGTTCAATCAACTCCGAACTTCATTACACCAATCAGTTTCG CTTTATCGATAGGGCTGCAATAGTAACGATTGAGGATCAGATCAACGAAGATGGatcacctgctaatccatggcgacTTTGTACGATGCAACAAGTGGAAGAGGTAAAATGTCTTGTAAGAGTCCTTCCTATTTGGGTTTCATCTGCAATTTTCCATATTGCAACAACCCAACAACAGATATATGTGGTCTACCAAGCCCTTCAGTCAGATAGGCGCCTAGGCAATAACAACTTCAAGATTCCTGCTGCATCTTACACGGCAGTCTCCTGGCTAACCATTGCTGTCTGGATCCCTATTTATGACCGACTTATTGTACCATCCCTGAGAAAATTCACTCGTCAAGAAGGTGGTATCACACTTCTCCAGAGGATAGGAATTGGAACATTCCTTTCTGCACTATTTATGTTGGTCTCTGCATTAgccgaagaaaggcgaagaaaCTTAGCTCAAACCCATCCTACTCTAGGTTATGCCAAAGGCGGTGGTGCTGTTTCATCTATGCCGGGGCTTTGGTTGATCCCTCAACTCTTTTTAAGTGGCCTTGCCGAAGCATTTGGCCTCATTGGTCAAGTTGAGTTCTATTACAAACAATTTCCAGAGAACATGAGAAGCATTGGAGTATCTGTATACTACCTTGCCATTGCGGTAGGGAGTTATGCAAGTGGCTTTCTGGTCTCTGTGGTACATCAAACAACCCAAGGCGCTGCGACTGGGAATTGGTTGGCTGAGGATCTAAATAAAGGGAGACTGGATTACTTTTATTACACCATTAGTCTGATGGAGATCAtaaattttgtgtattttttagtTTGTGCTAAGTGGTACAGGTATAAGGCTATGGTTCAAACCCTTGAATCCAACCATCCATGA